In Procambarus clarkii isolate CNS0578487 chromosome 5, FALCON_Pclarkii_2.0, whole genome shotgun sequence, the following are encoded in one genomic region:
- the LOC138351329 gene encoding zinc finger protein 154-like produces MKRHRMVHADERPFECAECGKKFRTRGTIIRHMFVHSHDRPHECLKCGKRFSQLGNMKKHMLVHSDDKLHDCLEYGKRFSHLGSMKHHRMVHVDEKPFECTECDKKFRTCGAIIEHMFVHSHDRPHESSECGKRCNLLRHVKRHKMIHSDDRLNTSRTEDNSENVKVL; encoded by the coding sequence atgaagcgtcacaggatggtgcatgcggatgaaagaccttttgaatgtgccgagtgtggcaaaaaatttagaacaCGTGGCACTATAATACGTCACATGTTCGTGCACTCACATGATCGACCTCATGAGTGTCTAAAGTGTGGAAAgaggttcagtcagcttggaaatatgaagaaacacatgttagtgcattcggatgACAAACTTCATGATTGTCTAGAgtatgggaagagattcagtcatcttgGTAGTATGAAgcatcacaggatggtgcatgtggaTGAAAAACCTTTTGAATGTACCGAGTGTGACAAAAAATTTAGAACATGTGGAGCTATAATAGAGCACATGTTTGTGCATTCACATGATCGACCTCATGAGAgttcagagtgtgggaagagatgcaATCTGCTTAGACATGTtaagaggcacaagatgatacattcAGATGATAGGCTAAACACTTCGCGTACAGAAGATAATTCAGAGAATGTTAAGGTATTATGA